In a single window of the Desulfovibrio mangrovi genome:
- a CDS encoding sensor histidine kinase, with the protein MGYGDIDSAVSRSQFLKYAEDLAAIYGLERQRRAELKKAYQGLSDLVHAMGDGAFIANTERKIMEINQSACSLLGKTRAETISQHVSELLRQPTTERDYSVPPVPQPVLRGEVQTITGASGKIIRLIPTMMENGWLLCLLRDVTEETRIMNLKQDFLGLLSHELRTPLTGILGFTELLMTRKETITGDDAEAILNIHESGMRMFKIVDELLRFAMLQNERHEMQQEPMQLSLLIHSIFEQMARQAQEKGVSLYLDHDLYSPIILRGNSAMLRELFKNVIHNAIIFGKQDGNVVVRILSTSPTEVVIEVEDDGIGIPQNMLHKVFDSFFQVEDTMSRKHQGLGLGLSIAQLIARIHGGTISLNSELDHGTTCTITLSLSHCTPQSSSKEVNA; encoded by the coding sequence ATGGGATACGGAGACATTGACAGCGCCGTAAGCCGCTCCCAGTTCCTCAAGTACGCTGAAGATCTTGCGGCTATCTACGGACTGGAACGGCAGCGTAGAGCAGAGTTGAAGAAGGCCTATCAGGGGCTCTCAGACCTTGTCCACGCAATGGGGGACGGCGCGTTCATAGCCAATACCGAACGGAAGATCATGGAGATCAACCAGTCGGCCTGCTCCCTGCTGGGTAAGACTCGCGCAGAAACCATCAGCCAGCATGTCAGCGAGCTGTTACGGCAGCCCACCACGGAGCGGGACTACAGCGTTCCTCCCGTTCCGCAACCGGTACTGCGGGGAGAAGTGCAGACCATCACCGGAGCCTCGGGCAAGATAATCCGCCTCATTCCCACCATGATGGAGAACGGCTGGCTGCTCTGCCTGCTGCGCGACGTGACGGAAGAGACGCGCATCATGAACCTCAAACAGGACTTTCTGGGACTGCTTTCACATGAACTGCGCACTCCGCTTACCGGCATTCTGGGATTCACCGAACTGCTCATGACCCGGAAGGAAACCATAACCGGTGATGATGCAGAGGCCATCCTGAACATTCATGAGTCCGGCATGCGCATGTTCAAGATCGTGGATGAACTGCTCCGGTTCGCCATGCTGCAAAACGAACGGCATGAAATGCAGCAGGAACCCATGCAGCTTTCGCTGCTCATTCACAGCATCTTCGAACAAATGGCAAGACAGGCGCAGGAAAAGGGAGTTTCACTGTATCTTGATCACGACCTCTACTCCCCCATAATTCTCCGGGGCAATTCCGCCATGCTTCGGGAACTGTTCAAGAATGTCATTCACAATGCCATCATCTTCGGCAAGCAGGACGGCAACGTTGTTGTCCGTATACTTTCGACCTCACCGACGGAGGTCGTCATAGAGGTTGAAGACGACGGCATAGGCATTCCGCAAAACATGCTTCACAAAGTTTTCGACAGTTTCTTCCAGGTGGAAGACACCATGAGCCGCAAGCATCAGGGGCTTGGCCTGGGACTCTCCATTGCCCAACTCATTGCCCGCATACATGGAGGCACCATATCTCTTAATAGCGAGCTGGATCACGGAACAACATGCACCATTACTCTCTCGCTCTCACATTGCACCCCGCAGTCTTCCTCCAAGGAGGTGAACGCATGA
- a CDS encoding response regulator — protein MRFLIVEDDFTSRKFMQSILSPYGECDIAVNGREAVEAFMASLEGPEYDLICLDIMMPEMDGQEALRHIREIEKSKGIRSADEVKVVMTTALDDPKNVVEAYYKGGATSYVPKPIDRHLFIQLLKNLGILS, from the coding sequence ATGCGCTTTCTCATAGTCGAAGATGATTTCACCAGCCGCAAGTTCATGCAGTCCATCCTTTCCCCATACGGGGAATGCGACATAGCCGTTAACGGCAGGGAAGCTGTCGAAGCTTTCATGGCCTCTCTGGAAGGGCCGGAATACGATCTTATCTGTCTGGACATCATGATGCCCGAAATGGACGGACAAGAGGCTTTGCGCCACATACGGGAAATCGAAAAGAGCAAGGGCATCCGCTCCGCGGACGAAGTGAAGGTGGTCATGACCACGGCGCTTGATGACCCCAAGAATGTCGTGGAAGCCTACTACAAGGGAGGAGCAACCTCATACGTGCCCAAACCCATAGACAGGCATCTGTTCATCCAACTCCTGAAGAACCTTGGCATCCTTTCCTGA
- a CDS encoding DUF4198 domain-containing protein produces the protein MKRVFPRSVLSCLAAVVMLWATAANAHFGMIIPGNNAITPEAKSTELQVSFSHPFEIIGMDMEKPKAFFVSAAGKKTDLLPTLTENKVMDHKAWKTSYSFARPGVYLFGLEPAPYWEPEEDCFIIHYTKTIIAAFGDETGWDEPLGLKTEIVPFTRPFGNYAGNSFTGQVLRDGKPLPFADVEVEYYNKDKKFAAPSEYHVTQVVKADANGVFTFACPLAGWWGFAALSTADFQIKAPDGAMKDVEIGAVLWIKLDGWTKK, from the coding sequence ATGAAACGAGTCTTCCCGCGTTCCGTCCTGTCCTGTCTTGCCGCTGTCGTCATGCTGTGGGCGACTGCCGCCAACGCTCATTTCGGCATGATCATTCCCGGCAACAACGCCATCACTCCCGAGGCCAAATCCACCGAACTGCAGGTTTCCTTCTCGCATCCCTTTGAAATCATCGGCATGGACATGGAAAAGCCCAAGGCATTCTTTGTCTCCGCCGCCGGCAAGAAAACCGACCTGCTGCCCACGCTGACCGAAAACAAGGTCATGGACCACAAAGCATGGAAGACCTCATACTCCTTTGCCCGCCCCGGCGTATATCTCTTCGGGCTTGAGCCGGCACCCTACTGGGAACCGGAAGAAGATTGCTTCATCATCCATTACACCAAGACCATCATAGCCGCCTTCGGCGATGAAACCGGCTGGGACGAACCGCTGGGTCTGAAGACGGAAATCGTGCCCTTTACCCGCCCCTTCGGCAACTACGCGGGCAACAGCTTCACCGGCCAGGTGCTCAGAGACGGCAAGCCCCTGCCCTTTGCCGACGTGGAAGTGGAATACTACAACAAGGACAAGAAATTTGCGGCCCCCAGCGAGTATCACGTAACGCAGGTCGTCAAGGCCGACGCCAACGGCGTGTTCACCTTTGCCTGCCCGCTCGCCGGCTGGTGGGGATTTGCCGCTCTCAGCACCGCAGACTTCCAGATCAAGGCACCCGACGGAGCCATGAAGGATGTGGAAATCGGCGCAGTTCTCTGGATCAAGCTGGACGGCTGGACCAAGAAGTAA
- a CDS encoding response regulator: MSKQYSIVIAEDHALLREGLKSLLHSLPNVAVVGEASDGQVAVEMCDRYRPDMVLMDLSMPRLDGLKATKLIKKHHPEVKVLVLTVHGANEYVYSALAAGADGYMLKDASNEEFSLAIHSVLEGKSYLSPGIAGDVVRGYLSGGGAQGNSDWMQLTSREQEIFQLISEGYKNREIAEMLVVSVKTVEKHRSNLMQKLDLHSAAELRALALERGIVLRRKEVG, encoded by the coding sequence ATGAGTAAACAATATTCAATAGTTATCGCTGAAGACCATGCGCTGCTCCGGGAGGGGCTTAAATCTTTGCTGCACTCGCTGCCTAATGTGGCTGTAGTGGGCGAAGCCAGCGATGGTCAGGTCGCTGTGGAGATGTGTGACCGGTATCGCCCGGATATGGTTTTGATGGACCTGTCCATGCCCAGACTGGATGGGCTGAAGGCGACCAAGCTGATCAAGAAGCACCATCCTGAAGTAAAGGTGCTTGTGCTGACAGTGCATGGGGCGAACGAATACGTGTATTCGGCGCTGGCGGCCGGAGCTGACGGCTATATGCTCAAGGACGCTTCGAACGAGGAATTTTCGCTGGCCATACACAGCGTGCTGGAAGGCAAATCCTATCTTTCTCCCGGAATCGCCGGAGATGTCGTCAGGGGCTATCTCAGCGGTGGCGGGGCGCAGGGGAATTCTGACTGGATGCAGCTGACATCGCGCGAACAGGAAATCTTCCAGTTGATATCAGAGGGCTACAAGAACAGGGAGATTGCTGAAATGCTTGTGGTGAGCGTGAAAACGGTGGAAAAGCATCGCTCAAATCTCATGCAGAAACTTGACCTGCACTCCGCCGCAGAGTTGCGGGCTCTTGCCCTGGAGCGCGGCATAGTGCTGCGCCGCAAGGAAGTAGGATAG
- a CDS encoding PP2C family protein-serine/threonine phosphatase encodes MTPATMITRKGTHLTGDCLPPQHLTTRVDSLVKLHRLERQHANDLHSGALMQQRFLTPPSEVCRTLQSYGYNMAVHNQSPHKVAGNFICARPLNDGNAALLLGATAGNGLSAAMLSIRVATLVQSLAITQPGSFLEFLHRDLSELLHSGTFVTASFAILSGNQVRIANAGQPLPLLLRNGATTEIMVSGIPLGLPLGAGQYRDVTLELQAGDRIIFYTDGITTSRDAFDGRLTQRTLRNWLEQYPTICTADLLAETVGEISRFTAGAQQHNDMSLIIMEYLG; translated from the coding sequence ATGACTCCTGCAACCATGATAACCAGAAAGGGAACGCACCTGACAGGCGACTGCCTCCCGCCGCAACACCTGACAACAAGGGTAGACAGCCTCGTGAAACTGCACAGGCTGGAACGCCAACATGCAAACGACCTGCACTCGGGGGCCCTGATGCAGCAGCGTTTTCTCACGCCGCCGTCAGAAGTCTGCCGGACGCTGCAATCGTATGGCTATAACATGGCAGTACACAACCAAAGCCCGCACAAGGTGGCCGGCAACTTCATCTGCGCCCGCCCGCTGAATGATGGTAACGCAGCCCTGCTTCTGGGAGCGACTGCGGGAAACGGCCTGTCTGCCGCCATGCTTTCCATCCGGGTGGCAACATTAGTACAGAGCCTTGCAATAACCCAACCCGGCAGTTTTCTGGAATTCCTGCACAGGGATTTGAGCGAGCTGTTGCACTCAGGTACCTTTGTCACGGCAAGCTTTGCCATTCTCTCAGGCAACCAGGTGAGAATCGCCAACGCAGGGCAACCTCTGCCTCTTCTGCTGCGCAACGGCGCAACCACAGAGATAATGGTCTCCGGCATCCCGCTGGGGCTGCCGCTGGGGGCAGGACAATACCGGGATGTTACTCTTGAGCTGCAGGCCGGAGACAGAATCATTTTCTATACCGACGGAATAACCACCTCCCGCGACGCTTTTGACGGACGCCTGACCCAGCGCACCTTGCGCAACTGGCTGGAGCAGTATCCGACCATCTGCACGGCAGACCTGCTTGCAGAAACCGTAGGGGAAATCAGCCGGTTCACGGCCGGAGCACAGCAGCACAACGACATGTCCCTCATCATCATGGAATATCTCGGGTAA
- a CDS encoding response regulator transcription factor, translating into MKTILITEDKLEVRELIKVTLRIGDYKLLEASNGMQAVEMAREHTPDLILMDIMMPGTIDGLEATRLIKSDPQTRRCKIIMLTAKGQQQDVIAGKEAGADAYFIKPFSPLELIQQVELQLQQEASWDTETLTAP; encoded by the coding sequence ATGAAGACGATCCTCATCACCGAAGACAAGCTGGAAGTCAGGGAACTGATCAAGGTCACCCTGCGTATCGGCGACTACAAGCTTCTGGAAGCCTCAAACGGCATGCAGGCCGTTGAGATGGCGCGAGAGCACACCCCCGACCTTATCCTCATGGATATCATGATGCCGGGCACCATTGATGGTCTTGAGGCTACCCGGCTCATCAAATCCGACCCTCAAACCCGGCGCTGCAAAATCATCATGCTGACTGCCAAAGGGCAACAGCAGGATGTAATTGCCGGAAAAGAGGCAGGAGCAGATGCTTACTTCATCAAGCCCTTCAGTCCTCTTGAACTCATCCAGCAGGTTGAGCTCCAGCTCCAGCAGGAGGCATCATGGGATACGGAGACATTGACAGCGCCGTAA
- a CDS encoding Tim44 domain-containing protein — translation MQLLRILLQAALLLILATTLACAQIPASEQYAGDQVTHAESFARLDLPPAERGLFYGLLSGSLIGSLLYDEPFSGVGVADMLVLMVVVLAILRFARNRITLQPPNQGDTRAPADLDAFRRQRNADNTFAQQDEEDSPPRRKAPPVDIPDDEPNPHLYDRAAQMWGHLQGEESQKPQRKRSEGFTDNQPAKRGDDLLTARDAYQTGDQPDIPASFDKEDFLKGAKMVFARLQHSWDARDMNDIAQFTTPEVHDEIKRQAAQSPEPSRSELLLVNARILEVKEDEHGLLATVFFDVLMREDKDGAQTEQVREIWHFLKSAEYGGMWRLDGIEQVSA, via the coding sequence ATGCAGCTTCTGCGAATTCTCCTGCAGGCTGCTCTTCTGCTCATTCTTGCCACCACCTTGGCATGCGCCCAGATTCCTGCATCCGAGCAGTACGCGGGGGACCAGGTAACGCATGCCGAGTCGTTTGCCAGACTCGATCTGCCTCCGGCTGAACGGGGATTATTCTACGGCCTGCTGTCAGGTTCGCTTATAGGCTCCCTGCTGTACGACGAACCGTTCTCAGGTGTCGGTGTGGCAGACATGCTGGTCCTCATGGTGGTGGTGCTGGCCATTCTTCGTTTCGCCAGAAACAGGATCACCCTGCAGCCGCCGAATCAGGGGGACACGCGCGCCCCCGCAGACCTTGATGCCTTCCGGCGGCAACGCAATGCCGACAATACCTTTGCGCAGCAGGACGAGGAAGACTCTCCCCCCCGCCGCAAAGCCCCTCCCGTAGATATCCCTGATGATGAACCCAACCCGCATCTCTATGACCGGGCTGCGCAAATGTGGGGACACCTGCAGGGAGAAGAATCTCAGAAGCCCCAGCGCAAGCGTTCAGAAGGCTTCACCGACAACCAGCCCGCGAAACGCGGAGACGACCTGCTGACCGCCCGAGACGCATATCAAACCGGGGATCAGCCTGATATTCCGGCCTCCTTTGACAAGGAAGATTTTCTTAAGGGCGCTAAAATGGTCTTTGCACGCCTGCAGCACAGCTGGGATGCGCGAGACATGAACGACATAGCCCAGTTCACGACGCCGGAGGTACACGACGAGATCAAGCGGCAGGCGGCCCAGAGCCCCGAACCTTCCCGCTCGGAACTCCTGCTCGTGAATGCCCGCATTCTTGAAGTAAAGGAAGACGAGCACGGCCTGCTTGCCACCGTCTTCTTCGACGTGCTCATGCGAGAGGACAAGGATGGCGCTCAGACCGAGCAGGTGCGCGAAATCTGGCATTTCCTCAAGAGCGCCGAGTACGGGGGCATGTGGCGTCTGGACGGCATTGAACAGGTATCTGCATAA
- a CDS encoding GGDEF domain-containing protein: MSAPKATSLSHSRPTSGTPPQTAGADNAPRATQQPTAATDECLPALTAESADFLERIGSTFKTGALFRLVISEKGERTFTFLTDGFESLFGVPAASVLADPSAAYRLFHPEDVAGHMWRELQSVEHDEPLASEVRMQSLVSGLRWVQFRAQPGHDTAGNRCLDGILFDVTLHKQVEDQLREMATTDSLTGLANRRHFMQSAEHELHRANRYHRPISMLMVDADHFKKVNDTYGHDVGDIVLTALARDLRQSARRQDIVARLGGEEFALLLPETPHDKAMEMAERLRERIADNQISTGTENLSITVSIGVATYTGDGDSISRLIKRADDGLYEAKQSGRNKVCSVS; this comes from the coding sequence ATGTCCGCCCCCAAGGCGACCAGTCTCTCCCACTCCCGCCCCACTTCCGGAACGCCGCCCCAGACGGCCGGAGCTGACAATGCGCCACGCGCAACACAGCAGCCCACCGCAGCCACGGATGAATGCCTGCCTGCACTTACCGCTGAAAGTGCCGACTTTCTGGAACGCATAGGCAGCACGTTCAAAACCGGTGCACTGTTCCGCCTGGTGATCTCGGAAAAGGGCGAAAGAACCTTCACCTTCCTCACTGACGGCTTCGAATCCCTGTTCGGGGTTCCTGCCGCTTCGGTTCTTGCCGATCCCAGCGCCGCTTATCGCCTTTTTCATCCTGAAGACGTGGCAGGACATATGTGGCGCGAGCTGCAAAGCGTGGAACATGATGAGCCTCTTGCTTCAGAGGTGCGTATGCAGTCCCTTGTCAGCGGCCTGCGCTGGGTACAGTTCCGCGCCCAACCCGGGCATGACACAGCCGGCAACAGATGCCTTGACGGCATTCTCTTTGACGTCACCCTGCACAAGCAGGTGGAAGACCAGTTGCGTGAAATGGCAACAACCGACAGCCTTACCGGGCTGGCCAACCGGCGTCATTTCATGCAGTCGGCAGAACACGAACTGCACAGGGCCAACCGTTACCATCGCCCCATAAGCATGCTGATGGTAGATGCGGACCATTTCAAAAAGGTGAATGACACCTACGGACACGACGTGGGGGACATTGTCCTTACGGCACTGGCAAGAGACCTGCGCCAGAGTGCCCGCAGGCAGGATATCGTTGCCAGACTCGGGGGCGAGGAATTTGCCTTGCTCCTGCCCGAAACCCCGCATGACAAGGCCATGGAAATGGCCGAAAGACTGCGCGAGAGAATAGCGGACAATCAGATCAGCACCGGTACGGAAAACCTGAGCATTACCGTCAGCATCGGGGTTGCCACCTACACGGGCGACGGAGACAGCATATCCCGCCTGATCAAACGGGCCGACGACGGCCTCTATGAAGCCAAGCAGTCAGGCCGCAACAAGGTCTGCTCCGTTTCCTGA
- a CDS encoding pseudouridine synthase family protein: MPQNRYTPPAANGHTLDLQDTQDTSMQQPVLPDGIRSAVVPDALHGQRLDAALALFLPDSGIRQRRRLFDTHTILVNGAPKSKGYCVSRGDSILLVPLTESTADRATSDGNAVPPTGSDEDYRRHALQVRIVQRQDSFAAIFKPGGMHTAHIAGGPENSLETMLPELFPGNESTATPILVNRLDRLTSGMVIVAFGQDNANTFKQLEDGGEVEKLYLAVVHGELTTPLNVQAALDMAKRKTTRVLATPAEDPLRHTAVLPLGRVSVDNVDTTCTLVLASIRKGARHQIRAHLAHAGYPIVGDPLYGHAEQSYGTAHPLYLHHYHIEFGAFSATCPPPSEWRQWESWRNQGLLLPQNTSS; the protein is encoded by the coding sequence ATGCCCCAGAACAGATACACTCCCCCTGCCGCGAACGGCCACACCCTTGACCTTCAGGACACTCAGGACACGTCCATGCAGCAACCGGTCCTGCCGGACGGCATACGCAGCGCCGTTGTTCCTGATGCCTTGCACGGCCAAAGGCTGGACGCGGCTCTGGCTCTCTTCCTGCCCGATTCAGGCATACGCCAGCGCAGAAGACTGTTCGACACCCACACGATTCTGGTCAACGGGGCCCCGAAATCCAAGGGCTACTGCGTCAGCAGAGGCGACAGCATCCTGCTGGTTCCTCTGACGGAGAGCACTGCCGACCGCGCCACGTCCGACGGAAATGCCGTGCCCCCCACCGGCTCTGATGAAGACTACAGGCGACATGCACTGCAAGTCCGCATCGTGCAGCGGCAGGACAGTTTTGCGGCCATCTTCAAACCCGGCGGCATGCACACCGCACATATTGCGGGCGGACCGGAAAATTCGCTGGAAACCATGCTTCCCGAACTTTTTCCGGGCAACGAAAGCACCGCAACGCCTATACTGGTCAACCGGCTGGACCGCCTGACCTCCGGCATGGTCATAGTGGCATTCGGACAGGACAATGCGAACACTTTCAAACAGCTGGAAGACGGCGGGGAAGTGGAAAAACTCTACCTTGCTGTTGTTCACGGCGAACTCACGACCCCGCTGAACGTCCAAGCCGCATTGGATATGGCAAAACGCAAAACGACACGCGTGCTGGCAACGCCTGCAGAGGATCCTTTACGCCACACCGCCGTGCTCCCACTCGGGCGTGTCAGCGTGGACAATGTGGATACCACATGCACACTGGTCCTCGCCTCCATCCGCAAAGGCGCGCGTCACCAGATCCGTGCCCACCTCGCCCATGCGGGGTACCCCATCGTAGGGGACCCTCTCTACGGCCACGCGGAGCAGTCATACGGAACAGCACATCCGCTGTATCTGCACCATTACCACATTGAATTTGGTGCGTTCAGCGCCACATGTCCTCCTCCTTCCGAATGGAGACAATGGGAGTCATGGCGCAATCAAGGCCTGCTTCTCCCGCAAAACACCAGTTCTTAG
- a CDS encoding phage regulatory CII family protein — protein MRETVTRITQNMVLGARQSKWVAEQIGKPYPTMMRELNPYDQSAKLGADTLLEIMRVTRDISALEFMAKELGYQLAPVESRKASGLGEE, from the coding sequence ATGAGAGAAACCGTAACACGTATCACGCAAAACATGGTTCTCGGTGCCCGTCAATCCAAGTGGGTTGCAGAGCAAATCGGCAAACCCTATCCGACCATGATGCGCGAACTGAATCCTTACGATCAGTCGGCAAAACTGGGCGCTGATACTCTTCTGGAAATCATGCGCGTAACCAGGGACATCAGCGCTCTCGAATTCATGGCCAAAGAACTCGGCTATCAACTCGCCCCCGTGGAAAGCCGCAAAGCTTCGGGGCTAGGTGAAGAGTAG